In Eremothecium gossypii ATCC 10895 chromosome IV, complete sequence, the genomic stretch CTACATGTGGTCACGGACGTATTGATCAGGAACTTGACCAATATTTCTGAGGATGAAGAAGTATTACGCAATACATTTTTACGTATATTGGATCTAATATTAAGAAAGACCGAATGGACTCAATCGCACTATCGAGAGCAGGAACTCCTAGAGCTCCTTGAGTACCTCTGCTCAGTGGATAATCTATGTTCTTCTGGTAATGTGAAATCGGAGCATATGTCAACCACAAAGCTTGCGTTCAAGTGCCGACAGGCGATCAGACAGTTGAAAGTCGAACAAAAAAAATCAAGAGACGCTGCCGCggctccagctcctcgcCCCAAGACTCCTGAGCCTCGGTTCGAACGGACAGATTCGCATATGAGCGTTCCTATGGATAAAATTACTAGGGCGATTGGCCGTAGTCCATTTGCATCTCCACCCCCGCCTCCGCCGTCTCGAAGGGTATGATCTCGTATTTCTGGATAGCAAGACTATGGCATATATAATACAACTGACTTCATCGACAGCTGGGACTTGCAAATGATAAATAAAAAATATTTAAACGTAAGAGTGCTCCAACACAACAGCTCGCTAATCGCAATCCACACACCTCTTGTAATTTTACAGGTCCCGTTTCTAGTATCTACTAATGATGAAGCCAATGGTTACTAGCCTATTTACGCGACAATTTACCTACTTAGCTCATATGATGTCGTCGTTACTTTCAATATCGATCATCTCAGCATCTCCACCCACAAAATTACCATCTTCCTCCAGCACGTCATCCAGGTAGTTTTCCTGTTCAGCGGCTATATATTCGTCAATGACGCCTTGAATAACCTCGCGTGATTCCAAAAACTCATCCCAACCGTGTTGGAACATCTTACCATTTTGGAATTTATGAAGAAAGGCACCGCGTTTGAATATAACGTCAAAGCTTGATACTGTCTTTTGGAATACTGAAACTATCGATGATGTGTTGGCTAGCATCATTCCACTAACGTAGTCCGAATTTGCAGATGAGTTGTAAGGCGATTTTCTCCCAAGGTTCACATGCAGCGACGTCGGAGACCATGGTGCAAACTTTATACGTTGCTGTGTTTTCAATATGGCTCTCGTAACATCACTTTGCTCTACCGCACCTTGGAGGGCATCGTATATTGCCAGATACACCGGCGTATCGGTGTCTCGGGTAACCATGGAATTGTTCTTGTCGAACAAATCCAAGATTACATCGTATGCAGATAATCTCTTGAAATCTTTTGCACCAGGAACAAAATCAGATGTAAAAGGTGTAAAGCTGGGTGCTAAGAAGTGTAGTTCTGGTGTGGGCACGAGTGTGGAGAAGATGCTTGGTAGCGAATTATACATATAACTGGGAAACCGCAAACTATTAGTTACCGAAGACATCACACTTGCAATTAGCTGGTTGGTCTGTTGATAGCTCGTATTTGAATCACGAAGAACTCTTGCGGTAAGGTTGAGCAGCGCATCGTTGTCAAATAATACCGACGCATCGCTATTGTCTATGAGCCTCCGCAAGGTCAATATGGTGTTATAGGGCTGTACGACCACCTCAGATTCCCTGCTAGGAAATACAGAATATGTGCTCACAATCTTCTTGTGGTACCGGTCAGACAGAGCTTCCAACAGATTTGACCCCAGCCCAGATCCGGTACCGCCCGCCACCGAGTGAATCAGTTGGAACCCTTCAAAATTTCCCGTGGCATCGATTTCCTTATCAATCATGTTCATGAACTCGTCTTGCTTCTCGAGACCGTAGTCGTAGCCGATCGACCATGTATTGCCTGCACCTAGTTCCTCTTTGGAGATCCACACATTCCGCTCATTGAAGAAGCCTGGAAAGCAATTCTGCACATCGCCAATTGCACTCGGCTCGAGGTCATACAGCAGGGCACGCGGAGTGAACCTATTGTGATCATTTTGCCGGAAAAATACGTTTGTGTCATCCTCTCTTACAACATTGGCGTCTTCTGGATGCAGACTTTGGCCGTCTACTCCAATTCCATGTTCCCTAGCTAACTGGCCCCAGAACTGTTTTCCCACCTGATTTCCGCATTGGCCGACCTGAATAGATATTATTTCCCCAGTCATAAGTGCTCAATGGTACATACAAGGACAATTCTATCTAGTGATGGAAATATGGGTTTGTTTATATGGACCTGCTTCAGTTCATGTGGGGGGCACTTTGCCTTTGAGAAATAAAGCCGGGTAATGATTCTCTAGGATCAAATTCACCAATTGAATAAGCAGAAGATAGACAGTTTATTCTCTTTTATACACGTTATGTTTTACTTTATGAGATACTGCGCCCTAAAGATGGGACTGGCACCATGGTTCTCAA encodes the following:
- the TUB4 gene encoding gamma-tubulin (Syntenic homolog of Saccharomyces cerevisiae YLR212C (TUB4)), producing MTGEIISIQVGQCGNQVGKQFWGQLAREHGIGVDGQSLHPEDANVVREDDTNVFFRQNDHNRFTPRALLYDLEPSAIGDVQNCFPGFFNERNVWISKEELGAGNTWSIGYDYGLEKQDEFMNMIDKEIDATGNFEGFQLIHSVAGGTGSGLGSNLLEALSDRYHKKIVSTYSVFPSRESEVVVQPYNTILTLRRLIDNSDASVLFDNDALLNLTARVLRDSNTSYQQTNQLIASVMSSVTNSLRFPSYMYNSLPSIFSTLVPTPELHFLAPSFTPFTSDFVPGAKDFKRLSAYDVILDLFDKNNSMVTRDTDTPVYLAIYDALQGAVEQSDVTRAILKTQQRIKFAPWSPTSLHVNLGRKSPYNSSANSDYVSGMMLANTSSIVSVFQKTVSSFDVIFKRGAFLHKFQNGKMFQHGWDEFLESREVIQGVIDEYIAAEQENYLDDVLEEDGNFVGGDAEMIDIESNDDII